CGGCTGTTCGAGGCGATCGCGCAGTTCCAGGGCGAGAACGGCTTCCGGCCGACCGGCTGGCTCGACGGCGCACAGGTCGCCCGGCTGCGGGAGCTGGCGAGCCCGAAGCTCGCGCTCTGGGGCCTGAGGACGATCGCGCATCCCCTCCGCCCGGTCGCGATCTGGGCGCCGATGGGCCTCGGGCTCACGGCCCAGCGCACGTCTCGCGGCCTCGATCTCAAGGACCCGGGCGGGCGGCTCTCCCTCGCCTACAACTTCCTGCCGGACGTCACAGTCGCGGAGGCGTATGCCTCGACGCTCGAGAGGCTCCGGCGCGAGGGCGCCACCGTCGACTACAAGGTGCTGCGGCCGGACTTCTTCGCCCTCTCGGCCGCGCGGGACGGTACCGAGATCTACATGCGCTACCACCGCGACGGGTCGGGTGCGCTCGGCTTCGCCCTGCGCTGGGAGACGCGGGCGACCGACCTGTCCGCCGAGCGCATCGCGGTCCTGCTCTCCGCCTCGCTGTGGTCGGCGATGACGCCGGACGCGCCTCCCATCCCGCTGCCCGACTTCGTCGCGCCCGAGCCCCGCATGCTCGCCCAGCCGCCGGTCCAGACCGCGCCGCCGGCCATGCCACCCCCGCCGGCCTCTCCGGTCGTGCCGCCTGCCGCCCCTCCGAGCCCGTCCGCCGGAAAGCCGAGCGGCAGTTCCGGCAGCGGCTTCTTCGTCGGCCGGGCCGGCGAGGTGCTGACCAACGCGCACGTGGTCGAGGGGTGCGGACGGGTCGAGGTCCGCGGCCCGCTCGGGAGCGTGCCGGCCCAGGTCGTCGCCCGCGACCCGGCCAACGACCTCGCGATCCTGCGCACCGGCCTCACGCCCCCGAAGGTCGCGGGCCTGCGCACCGGCATCCGCCTCGGCGAGCCGGTGGCGGCCTTCGGCTATCCCCTCGCCGGCATGCTCTCGACCTCGGGCAACTTCACCCTCGGCAACGTGACGGCGCTGACCGGGCTCGGCGACAACACCAGCTACCTGCAGGTCTCGGCGCCGGTGCAGCCGGGCAATTCCGGCGGGCCGCTCCTCGACGGCAACGGCAACCTGATCGGCGTGGTGACGGCGAAGCTCAACGCCCAAAAAATGATGAATATCAACGGCGACATCCCGCAGAACGTCAACTTCGCCCTGAAGGGCATGGTGGCGGCGAACTTCCTGGACAGCAACGGCGTCACCTTCACGCCGGGATCAGCCACGGCCCCGATGGCGCCGGCCGACCTCGCCGACCACTCCAAGGCGATGAGCGTCTTCGTCACGTGTCGGTAGTCACTTGCCGGTCATCACCGGCCGGTGAGCCTGGCCTCTTGATGCATCATCGCCAGCGCCGCGTGGATCACGGTCGCGCCGCCGATCGGGGCGAGGAACCACAAGAGCACGTTGACGACGATGATCCAGACCAGCACCCGCTCCTGGCGCCCGGTCAGCCTGGGCCGGGGCGGGCGCGGCGGCGGCTCCCAGGGCGGCCGCCATCCTCCCTCGACGAACATCGGCGCCTCCGCGCGGGCCTATGCCCACGGAAGGTAGGAGGCCGGGGCGGTACTGTCAGTGCGGCGTGTTGTGCCCGACGGCACGCTCGGACCTGGGGCTCGATCAGCCGCGCGGCGCGAGGGGCGGCCCGCCACCCGGAGCGGAGGGTCAGGCCGCTCGCAGGGACGCCGCCGCGGCCTCTGCCCTGGCGCGCACCCAGGCGCGGCGCGGCCAGCCCGCCAGGAGCACGATCGGGAGGCATGCGAGCGAGAGCAGTGAGAGGCGTGCCGAGA
This is a stretch of genomic DNA from Methylobacterium sp. 17Sr1-1. It encodes these proteins:
- a CDS encoding serine protease, which gives rise to MALHRVHRTALAVGLALAGPVPALAQARAGYAEAESRFAFMETERRVRVQTLLTAAGYWTGMPNVTFGQRLFEAIAQFQGENGFRPTGWLDGAQVARLRELASPKLALWGLRTIAHPLRPVAIWAPMGLGLTAQRTSRGLDLKDPGGRLSLAYNFLPDVTVAEAYASTLERLRREGATVDYKVLRPDFFALSAARDGTEIYMRYHRDGSGALGFALRWETRATDLSAERIAVLLSASLWSAMTPDAPPIPLPDFVAPEPRMLAQPPVQTAPPAMPPPPASPVVPPAAPPSPSAGKPSGSSGSGFFVGRAGEVLTNAHVVEGCGRVEVRGPLGSVPAQVVARDPANDLAILRTGLTPPKVAGLRTGIRLGEPVAAFGYPLAGMLSTSGNFTLGNVTALTGLGDNTSYLQVSAPVQPGNSGGPLLDGNGNLIGVVTAKLNAQKMMNINGDIPQNVNFALKGMVAANFLDSNGVTFTPGSATAPMAPADLADHSKAMSVFVTCR